One genomic window of Muntiacus reevesi chromosome 4, mMunRee1.1, whole genome shotgun sequence includes the following:
- the INHBE gene encoding inhibin beta E chain produces MGLPSVQLQLVLLWALVWAQVAGAACPSCGGPALAPHAERALVLMLAKQQILEGLQLASRPRMTHPPPQAALTRALQRLQRGRAVPASGERVVSFAVLAGSSTATCSSTLAFHLSAPRSHHLYHARLWLSVPTTLPGPLSLRIFRWGGRRRGRGSRVLLAEHRLTTPGWHALTLPSSGLKLEESGVLKLRLDCSPLEGNCTVAPQLLDTAGEQRPFLELKTRPKWPGAGRARRRTPSCEPATPLCCRRDHYVDFQELGWRDWILQPEGYQLNYCSGQCPPHLAGSPGIAASFHSAVFSLLKANNPWPLGTSCCVPTARRPLSLLYLDRDGNVVKTDVPDMVVEACGCS; encoded by the exons ATGGGGCTCCCCAGCGTCCAGCTCCAGCTGGTGCTGCTGTGGGCACTGGTGTGGGCCCAGGTGGCAGGGGCTGCGTGTCCCTCCTGTGGGGGCCCCGCGCTGGCACCCCACGCAGAGCGAGCTCTGGTCCTCATGCTGGCCAAGCAGCAAATCCTCGAGGGGCTCCAGCTGGCCAGTCGTCCCCGGATGACCCATCCTCCACCGCAGGCGGCGCTCACCAGAGCCCTCCAGAGACTGCAGCGGGGAAGAGCGGTTCCAGCGAGTGGGGAGCGGGTCGTCAGCTTTGCTGTCCTCGCAG GCTCCTCCACCGCCACCTGCAGCTCCACGCTCGCCTTCCACCTGTCCGCCCCTCGGTCCCACCACCTGTATCATGCTCGCCTCTGGCTGTCTGTGCCCACCACCCTTCCCGGCCCACTTTCCTTGAGGATTTTCCGatgggggggcaggaggagaggccgCGGGTCCCGCGTCCTTCTGGCTGAGCACCGGTTGACAACCCCGGGCTGGCACGCCCTGACTCTGCCCTCTAGCGGGTTGAAGCTCGAGGAGTCTGGTGTCTTGAAACTCCGACTGGACTGCAGTCCCCTGGAAGGCAACTGCACCGTCGCCCCACAGCTCCTGGACACAGCAGGAGAGCAACGGCCCTTCCTAGAACTTAAGACCCGGCCCAAATGGCCTGGAGCAGGCCGGGCCAGGAGGAGGACCCCCAGCTGTGAGCCTGCGACCCCCTTATGCTGTCGGCGAGACCATTACGTAGACTTCCAGGAGCTGGGATGGCGGGACTGGATCCTGCAACCCGAGGGGTACCAGCTGAATTACTGCAGCGGCCAGTGTCCCCCCCACCTGGCTGGCAGCCCCGGCATTGCCGCCTCCTTCCATTCTGCTGTCTTCAGCCTCCTCAAGGCCAACAACCCTTGGCCCTTGGGTACTTCCTGCTGTGTCCCTACTGCCCGAaggcctctctctctcctctaccTTGACCGTGATGGCAACGTGGTCAAGACAGATGTGC
- the INHBC gene encoding inhibin beta C chain, with translation MIGSLFLAVLVLAAAMGAAPRADRQCPACGELALDVESHRELLLNLAKRRILDQLRLSQRPTLGRPVSRAALRAALQRLRGPPQGPLPEADGGQEYDIISFAETGLCNTTQTRLDFHFSSDSSAGGLEVQQARLMFFVQLPPNTSCTLKVRVLELSPRDTNLTLATQHLLEVDDSGWHQLLLGPEAQTACSLGHLALELAPEGQAAWSPVILAGAAHRPFVAARVRVGGRHRVRRRGVDCQGRSRMCCRQEFFVDFREIGWHDWIIQPEGYAMNFCAGYCPLHVAGMPGIAASFHTSVLSLLQASTAAGSTGGGSCCVPTVRRPLSLLYYDRDSNIVKTDIPDMVVEACGCS, from the exons ATGATCGGCTCCTTGTTCCTGGCCGTGCTGGTCCTGGCTGCAGCCATGGGGGCCGCTCCCAGAGCTGACAGACAGTGTCCAGCCTGCGGGGAGCTGGCCTTGGACGTGGAGAGCCACCGGGAGCTGCTGCTTAACCTGGCCAAGAGGCGCATCTTGGACCAGCTGCGCCTCAGCCAGCGCCCCACCCTGGGCCGGCCTGTGTCCCGAGCTGCCCTGCGGGCTGCCCTGCAGCGCCTCCGCGGGCCCCCGCAGGGGCCGCTTCCGGAAGCCGACGGGGGCCAGGAGTATGACATCATCAGCTTTGCCGAGACAG GCCTCTGCAACACCACCCAGACTCGTCTGGATTTCCACTTCTCCTCCGACAGCTCAGCTGGCGGCCTGGAGGTCCAGCAGGCCCGCCTCATGTTCTTTGTGCAGCTCCCCCCCAATACCAGCTGCACTCTGAAGGTGAGGGTCCTGGAGCTCAGCCCACGTGACACCAACCTCACCTTGGCCACTCAGCACCTGCTGGAGGTAGACGACAGCGGTTGGCACCAGCTTCTCCTGGGGCCTGAAGCTCAGACTGCCTGTAGCCTGGGGCACCTGGCCCTGGAGCTGGCCCCCGAAGGGCAGGCGGCCTGGAGCCCCGTCATCCTGGCGGGGGCTGCGCACAGGCCTTTCGTGGCAGCTCGGGTGAGAGTCGGGGGCAGGCACCGGGTTCGCCGTCGAGGCGTCGACTGCCAGGGCAGGTCCAGGATGTGCTGTCGACAGGAGTTCTTCGTGGACTTCCGGGAGATCGGGTGGCACGACTGGATCATCCAGCCTGAGGGCTACGCGATGAACTTCTGCGCAGGGTACTGCCCCCTGCACGTGGCGGGCATGCCTGGCATCGCCGCCTCCTTTCACacctcggtgctcagccttctccagGCCAGCACGGCAGCCGGCTCCACCGGAGGCGGGTCCTGCTGTGTGCCCACCGTCCGGCGCCCCCTCTCTCTGCTCTACTACGACAGAGACAGCAACATCGTCAAGACCGACATTCCGGACATGGTGGTCGAGGCCTGTGGGTGCAGTTAG